In Centropristis striata isolate RG_2023a ecotype Rhode Island chromosome 5, C.striata_1.0, whole genome shotgun sequence, a single genomic region encodes these proteins:
- the slc35c2 gene encoding solute carrier family 35 member C2 produces the protein MAFPVQFLCRGIRTLGLVLLYYVFSIGITFYNKWLMQGFHYPLFMTLVHLAINFCLSALTRRAMQYWTGKPRIVLNWTDYLQKVAPTAFATALDIGLSNWSFLFITISLYTMTKSSAVLFILFFSLVFKLEEPNPFLILVVLLISVGLFMFTFESTQFNLEGFIMVLLASFIGGIRWTLTQVLMQKAELGLQNPIDALYHLQPLMFLGLFPLFLYNEGLSLSTSEKLFRVTELSPLLYSVFTLSIGGALAFGLGFSEFLLVSRTSSLTLSISGIFKEVCTLLLAAALMGDKTNMLNWLGFVICLCGISLHVGLKTYYSKNKGPSIRQLSSKSPELEMPLLRQNTDERDDSAAEYDDEDEEVITGSVKRSVS, from the exons GGCTTCCACTACCCCCTCTTCATGACGTTAGTTCACCTCGCCATCAACTTCTGCCTGTCGGCTCTGACCAGACGGGCCATGCAGTACTGGACAGGGAAACCCCGCATCGTTCTCAACTGGACAGATTACCTCCAGAAAGTTGCTCCTACAG CCTTTGCAACTGCTCTGGATATTGGACTTTCCAACTGGAGCTTCCTCTTCATCACCATCAGCTT GTACACCATGACCAAGTCTTCAGCAGTGCTCTTTatcctctttttctccctcgTCTTTAAACTAGAGGAGCCG AACCCATTCCTGATCCTGGTGGTCCTGCTGATCTCCGTTGGTCTGTTTATGTTTACATTCGAGTCGACCCAGTTCAACCTGGAGGGCTTCATTATGGTGCTGCTGGCCTCCTTTATAGGCGGGATCCGCTGGACCCTCACGCAGGTCCTCATGCAGAAAGCAGAACTAG GCCTACAGAACCCAATAGACGCTTTGTACCACCTACAACCTCTCATGTTCCTTGGcctctttcctctcttcctgTATAATGAAG GACTGAGCCTCAGTACTTCAGAAAAGTTATTCCGGGTGACCGagctctcccctctgctctatTCAGTCTTCACACTGAGTATTGGCGGTGCGCTGGCTTTTGGTTTGGGCTTCTCAGAGTTCCTGCTGGTCTCCCGAACCTCCAGTCTTACATTATCCATTTCAGGGATCTTTAAG GAGGTGTGTACTCTGCTTTTGGCAGCAGCTCTGATGGGAGACAAAACCAACATGCTTAATTGGCTCGGATTCGTGATTTGTCTATGTGGCATTTCATTGCATGTGGGACTCAAGACATATTATTCCAAAa ATAAGGGACCATCGATAAGGCAGCTCAGCAGTAAGAGCCCAGAACTTGAGATGCCGTTACTGCGACAGAACACAGACGAAAGAGACGATTCGGCTGCTGAATACGATGACGAAGACGAAGAGGTCATCACAGGATCTGTGAAGCGGTCCGTCTCCTAA